The Thalassomonas actiniarum genome contains the following window.
GCGCTGGCGGGCTTGCTGTTACTGATCCCGGCAATGATTTTACCCTTGATCGGCGTCAGTGCCGTTGGCCTGTTTAACCAGGCGTCTTTACTCGATTGTATTGCGATTCTGATCGCCAATGACTATTACCTGATTGCCATCAGTTTGACTATTTTTACCCTGGCGGTGCCGGTTATCCGCTTGTTGGCGGCGCTTTATATTTCCTGGTGCATCCGGATGAAGCGTATCACCCCGGCGCTGGTGCATTTTTTCCGCTCTTACCACCAGCTCGACAGCTGGACCATGTTGCATGTGTTTTTATTGGGCATCATGGTGTCTATGTATAAGTTGGTGGCGCTGGCGGAATTATCCATCGGCCTGGGGCTGGTGGCTTTTATCCTGCTACTGATTTGCTCTACTTTGGTTTCTGTCACTTTAGATAAGCATTATATCTGGGAGCAGCTGGAGGCCGGTTGTGAATACTGACGGCCCGGTAAAAACCGCCAGACAGGCGGGGCTGGGACAATGCCTGAAATGCCATAAGCTCAATGTGATCACCCATAAAAACCAGCGTTGCAGCTGCTGCCAGGCCAAGGTCTCGCTGCGTAAATACCGGAGTCTGGAATATACGCTGGCCTGGACGATTGCCGCTATCATTGCTTTTTTTCCCGCCAACCTGTATCCGATCATGATTTTTACCTCCCTGGGCAGTCCAGAGGCGTCGACGATTTTATCGGGTATAGAAACTTTTATTCAGCTCGGCATGTATCCGGTGGCGCTGGTGGTGTTCATCGCCAGTTTTATTGTGCCCCTGGGCAAGATGCTGGGTTTGATCATCTTGATCATTACCGTGAAAAGCGGTTCCAAGGTCGATCCGAAACACAGGACCCAGCTTTATCATTTGGTGGAATTTCTTGGCCCCTGGTCGATGCTGGATGTCTTTGTGGTGGCCTTGATGGCGGCGGTGGTGAATTTAGGTTTTATTACCTCGATAGAGGCGGGGCCGGGCATCAGCTATTTTGCCCTGATGGTGATCTTTACTATGTTTGCCGCGGAGAGTTTTGACCCCCGGCTATTATGGGATAATCTCGATAATGACGACTGAACAACAGCAAGAATCCAGTTTTGAAGTAAAGGAAAGAGAACGTATTTCCGCGGTCTGGCTGGTGCCGCTGATCGCCCTGATTTTCGGCGCCTGGTTATTGTTTAAGGCGATCTCCGAACGCGGCGTGTTTATTACGGTGCAGTTCGACAGCGCCATGGGCATAGTGGCGGGGAAAACCGAGGTGCGCTATA
Protein-coding sequences here:
- a CDS encoding paraquat-inducible protein A → MSAEPVNYDQMIACPQCDGLSTKPLLKEGQKAVCKRCGGKVLERKRDPIRRTLAVALAGLLLLIPAMILPLIGVSAVGLFNQASLLDCIAILIANDYYLIAISLTIFTLAVPVIRLLAALYISWCIRMKRITPALVHFFRSYHQLDSWTMLHVFLLGIMVSMYKLVALAELSIGLGLVAFILLLICSTLVSVTLDKHYIWEQLEAGCEY
- a CDS encoding paraquat-inducible protein A; its protein translation is MNTDGPVKTARQAGLGQCLKCHKLNVITHKNQRCSCCQAKVSLRKYRSLEYTLAWTIAAIIAFFPANLYPIMIFTSLGSPEASTILSGIETFIQLGMYPVALVVFIASFIVPLGKMLGLIILIITVKSGSKVDPKHRTQLYHLVEFLGPWSMLDVFVVALMAAVVNLGFITSIEAGPGISYFALMVIFTMFAAESFDPRLLWDNLDNDD